From one Halosimplex rubrum genomic stretch:
- a CDS encoding heavy metal translocating P-type ATPase, whose translation MTNDDPDRPDGGDHDAADAGEACCGSDGCDTAAGAASGDADEGAEVRFSVPEMDCSSCASKVDAALSDREGVVATDLRPTAGTATVTYDAERTTRADLVAAVESAGYPVADDGSASASGDADDAAVGAGSVFRSARAKRTALSGLFLGLGLLVQFGLAGLNGSLVAVAGRELAVADALYLLAVLAGGEVIVRNGYYSARNLSLDIDFLMSVAILSATGISLAVPDLHFYVEAASLAVLFNVAELLERYSVDRARNSLEELLTLSPDVATVRRATGPDGETERVEVPVEDVAVGETVLVEPGEKIPMDGTVTEGSSAVNQAPITGESVPVDKAVGDEVFAGTINEQGFLAVETTAAAGDTTIDRIVELVEDAQANKTDREQFVERFADYYTPAVVAAALLATFVAPVVLGGGWATWFVRGISLLVIACPCAFVISTPVTVVSGVTSAAKNGVLIKGGNHLEAMGEVDAVAFDKTGTLTTGELSVTDVVGLNGNDEANVLACARAIERRSEHPIGDAIVAHADERGVADREVTDFESITGKGVRADLDGRTHYAGKPGLFADLGFDLGHVHLTGGEAVTDGGVAVEAAKSPCADRDDCVDLVETVPRLQSEGKTVVLVGTEAEIEGVVAIADEVRPEARRTVERLREQGVDHLVMLTGDNERTAGAVAERVGVDEFHADLLPDEKVDRVEALREEYDTVAMVGDGINDAPALATASVGVAMGAAGTDTALETADVALMGDDLSKLPYLHRLARTGNGIIRQNVWGSLLVKAALAVAIPLPFVAVPLWFVVLAGDVGMTTAVTGNAMRLARLRPDPATA comes from the coding sequence ATGACGAACGACGACCCGGACCGCCCCGACGGGGGCGACCACGACGCTGCCGACGCGGGGGAGGCGTGCTGCGGGTCCGACGGCTGCGACACCGCCGCCGGGGCGGCGAGCGGCGACGCCGACGAGGGGGCGGAGGTGCGCTTCTCGGTCCCGGAGATGGACTGCTCGTCCTGTGCGAGCAAGGTCGACGCGGCGCTCTCGGACCGCGAGGGCGTCGTCGCGACGGACCTGCGGCCGACGGCGGGGACGGCGACGGTCACCTACGACGCCGAGCGGACGACCCGAGCCGACCTCGTCGCGGCGGTCGAGAGCGCCGGCTACCCGGTCGCCGACGACGGTAGCGCGAGCGCGAGCGGCGATGCGGACGACGCCGCGGTCGGGGCCGGGAGCGTCTTCCGGAGCGCCCGCGCGAAGAGGACCGCGCTCAGCGGTCTGTTCCTCGGGCTCGGCCTGCTCGTCCAGTTCGGCCTCGCGGGGCTGAACGGGTCGCTCGTCGCGGTCGCGGGCCGGGAGCTGGCCGTCGCGGACGCGCTGTACCTGCTGGCGGTGCTGGCGGGCGGCGAGGTGATCGTCCGCAACGGCTACTACTCCGCGAGGAACCTGAGTCTCGACATCGACTTCCTGATGTCGGTCGCCATCCTGAGCGCGACCGGGATCTCGCTGGCGGTCCCCGACCTGCACTTCTACGTCGAGGCGGCGTCGCTGGCCGTCCTCTTCAACGTCGCCGAGCTGCTGGAACGGTATTCCGTCGACCGCGCACGCAACTCCCTCGAAGAGCTGCTGACGCTCTCGCCCGATGTCGCCACGGTCCGCCGGGCGACCGGCCCCGACGGCGAGACCGAGCGCGTCGAGGTGCCCGTCGAGGACGTGGCCGTCGGCGAGACCGTCCTCGTGGAGCCGGGCGAGAAGATCCCGATGGACGGGACGGTGACGGAGGGGTCGAGCGCGGTCAACCAGGCGCCGATCACGGGCGAGAGCGTCCCCGTCGACAAGGCGGTCGGCGACGAGGTGTTCGCCGGGACGATCAACGAACAGGGCTTCCTCGCGGTGGAGACGACCGCCGCGGCGGGCGACACGACCATCGACCGCATCGTCGAACTCGTCGAGGACGCCCAGGCGAACAAGACCGACCGCGAGCAGTTCGTCGAGCGCTTCGCCGACTACTACACGCCCGCGGTGGTCGCCGCCGCCCTGCTGGCGACGTTCGTCGCGCCGGTCGTCCTCGGCGGCGGCTGGGCGACGTGGTTCGTCCGCGGTATCTCCCTGCTCGTCATCGCCTGCCCGTGCGCGTTCGTCATCTCGACGCCCGTCACCGTGGTCTCGGGCGTCACGAGCGCGGCGAAAAACGGCGTGCTGATCAAGGGCGGCAACCACCTCGAAGCGATGGGCGAGGTGGACGCCGTCGCCTTCGACAAGACGGGGACGCTCACCACGGGCGAGCTGTCGGTGACCGACGTGGTCGGGCTCAACGGTAACGACGAGGCGAACGTACTCGCCTGCGCCCGCGCTATCGAGCGTCGGAGCGAACACCCCATCGGCGACGCCATCGTCGCCCACGCCGACGAGCGCGGTGTCGCGGACCGCGAGGTGACCGACTTCGAGAGTATCACCGGCAAGGGCGTCCGCGCGGACCTCGACGGCCGCACGCACTACGCCGGCAAGCCCGGGCTGTTCGCGGACCTGGGGTTCGATCTGGGCCACGTCCACCTGACCGGCGGCGAGGCGGTGACCGACGGGGGTGTCGCGGTCGAGGCGGCGAAGTCGCCCTGCGCGGACCGCGACGACTGCGTCGACCTCGTCGAGACGGTCCCCCGACTCCAGTCGGAGGGGAAGACGGTCGTGCTCGTCGGCACCGAGGCGGAGATCGAGGGCGTGGTCGCCATCGCCGACGAGGTGCGTCCGGAGGCCCGCCGGACCGTCGAGCGCCTGCGCGAGCAGGGCGTCGACCACCTCGTGATGCTCACCGGCGACAACGAGCGGACCGCCGGCGCGGTCGCCGAGCGGGTCGGCGTCGACGAGTTCCACGCCGACCTGCTCCCCGACGAGAAGGTCGACCGGGTCGAGGCGCTCCGCGAGGAGTACGACACCGTCGCGATGGTCGGCGACGGCATCAACGACGCGCCCGCGCTGGCGACCGCCTCCGTCGGGGTCGCGATGGGCGCCGCGGGGACCGACACCGCGCTGGAAACCGCCGACGTGGCGCTGATGGGCGACGACCTCTCGAAGCTCCCGTACCTCCACCGGCTCGCCCGCACCGGCAACGGGATCATCCGCCAGAACGTCTGGGGGAGCCTCCTCGTGAAGGCCGCGCTGGCCGTCGCCATCCCGCTCCCGTTCGTCGCCGTCCCCCTCTGGTTCGTCGTCCTGGCCGGCGACGTGGGCATGACCACCGCCGTCACCGGCAACGCCATGCGACTCGCCCGGCTCCGCCCCGACCCCGCGACCGCCTGA
- a CDS encoding ornithine cyclodeaminase: MTAAREVELEGHIIDSGMMQASFGIIMDMGGSFEVEEFAIGREKTEESYARLLVEADDEETLQSIVHELHQNGANPSDPKDATLQRAPKDKVVPYGFYSTTNHPTEVRIDGEWIEVEDIEMDCAVIVEDREGEDGGPRAYTEVLSGVEEGDAVVTGETGIRVSPPERPRDREGAFGFMQGGVSSERPSESTIRQVGDAIEETKREGGDVLAVCGPALIHSGAREDLARLVREGFVDMLSIGNGFAVHDLERDLYGTSLGMDTESLDHPRKGHKHHIYTISEVIREGGIEEAVESGTVESGVMYECVENDVPFVIAGSIRDDGPLPDTITDSMEAQNAIREQAHEADLVLMLSTLLHSVAVGNCLPSTTRTVCVDINPATVTQLLDRGSDQAVGMVTDIGTFVPILADHLLDE, translated from the coding sequence ATGACCGCCGCGCGCGAAGTCGAGTTGGAGGGCCACATCATCGACTCGGGGATGATGCAGGCCTCGTTCGGTATCATCATGGACATGGGCGGCTCCTTCGAGGTCGAGGAGTTCGCCATCGGCCGCGAGAAGACCGAGGAGTCCTACGCGCGTCTGCTCGTCGAGGCCGACGACGAAGAGACCCTGCAGTCCATCGTCCACGAACTCCACCAGAACGGCGCCAACCCCTCCGACCCGAAAGACGCCACGCTCCAGCGCGCCCCGAAGGACAAGGTCGTCCCCTACGGCTTCTACTCCACCACGAACCACCCCACCGAGGTCCGCATCGACGGCGAGTGGATCGAAGTCGAGGACATCGAGATGGACTGCGCGGTGATAGTGGAGGACCGCGAGGGCGAGGACGGCGGCCCGCGCGCCTACACGGAGGTCCTCAGCGGCGTCGAGGAGGGCGACGCCGTCGTCACCGGCGAGACGGGCATCCGCGTCAGTCCGCCCGAGCGCCCCCGGGATCGGGAGGGCGCCTTCGGGTTCATGCAGGGCGGCGTCTCCTCGGAACGACCCTCCGAGTCGACCATCCGCCAGGTCGGCGACGCCATCGAGGAGACCAAGCGCGAGGGCGGCGACGTGCTCGCGGTCTGTGGCCCCGCGCTCATCCACTCGGGCGCCCGCGAGGACCTCGCTCGCCTCGTCCGCGAGGGATTCGTCGACATGCTCTCGATCGGCAACGGCTTCGCCGTCCACGACCTCGAACGCGACCTCTACGGCACCTCCCTCGGCATGGACACCGAGAGTCTCGACCACCCGCGGAAGGGCCACAAACACCACATCTACACCATCTCCGAGGTCATCCGCGAGGGCGGCATCGAGGAGGCCGTCGAGAGCGGGACCGTCGAATCGGGCGTCATGTACGAGTGCGTCGAGAACGACGTGCCGTTCGTCATCGCCGGCTCGATCCGCGACGACGGCCCGCTGCCCGACACCATCACCGACTCGATGGAGGCCCAGAACGCCATCCGCGAGCAGGCCCACGAGGCCGATCTGGTCCTGATGCTCTCGACGCTGTTGCACTCCGTCGCCGTCGGGAACTGCCTGCCCTCGACCACCCGGACCGTCTGCGTCGACATCAACCCCGCAACCGTCACCCAGTTGCTCGACCGCGGCAGCGACCAGGCCGTCGGGATGGTCACCGACATCGGCACGTTCGTGCCGATCCTCGCCGACCACCTGCTCGACGAGTAG
- a CDS encoding BGTF surface domain-containing protein, with amino-acid sequence MNRTYGTVGAVAVVLVAAVAAVSAGGVPLGGDGPADATGAPGATETPAGDGTTVDREGAHLSLDGAPNQTVAGETDLAPGTELAVRIVSDDAANPFLVSRTTTVGEDGAFAATVDLSGVSEDAAARATVVRDGAELANVSARVSAVDGVTPDDDAGPESERGTAFDYEGDRLTLAALENETVRGETDLPSGTEVTVRLASSSGASPFLVQRSVTVGDDGTFSAAVDLVGVDNGTTFDASVRHEDETVAATEGVVVGGNNDVSPTDASEGNWTKVPVNDTSPVADEDHNTTLDYDGDALTVESAPGQTIAGETNLSAGTEVELRIKSTTDTSPFIKFTTATVTDDGRFSTAVNTSAVAPGATFEVTVRHDGDTIALADGEVVA; translated from the coding sequence ATGAATCGCACCTACGGCACGGTCGGCGCCGTCGCCGTCGTCCTCGTGGCCGCCGTCGCCGCGGTGTCGGCCGGCGGCGTCCCGCTCGGCGGCGACGGCCCCGCGGACGCGACCGGCGCGCCCGGCGCGACGGAGACGCCCGCTGGCGACGGGACGACCGTCGACCGCGAGGGCGCCCACCTCTCGCTCGACGGAGCGCCGAATCAGACCGTCGCCGGTGAGACCGACCTCGCCCCCGGGACGGAACTCGCGGTGCGGATCGTCTCCGACGACGCCGCGAACCCCTTCCTCGTCTCGCGGACGACGACCGTCGGCGAGGACGGCGCGTTCGCGGCGACGGTCGACCTCTCGGGCGTCTCCGAGGACGCCGCCGCGCGAGCGACGGTCGTCCGCGACGGCGCCGAGTTGGCGAACGTGAGCGCCCGCGTCAGCGCCGTCGACGGCGTCACACCCGACGACGACGCCGGGCCCGAATCCGAGCGCGGCACCGCCTTCGACTACGAGGGCGACCGACTCACGCTCGCCGCGCTCGAAAACGAGACGGTGCGCGGCGAGACGGACCTCCCGTCCGGGACCGAGGTGACCGTCCGGCTCGCGTCCTCGTCCGGCGCGTCGCCGTTCCTCGTCCAGCGGTCGGTGACGGTCGGCGACGACGGCACCTTCTCCGCCGCGGTCGATCTCGTCGGCGTCGACAACGGGACGACCTTCGACGCCAGCGTCCGACACGAAGACGAGACGGTCGCCGCCACCGAGGGCGTCGTCGTCGGCGGGAACAACGACGTGTCGCCGACGGACGCGAGCGAGGGCAACTGGACGAAGGTGCCGGTCAACGATACGAGCCCGGTCGCCGACGAGGACCACAACACGACCCTCGACTACGACGGCGACGCGCTGACCGTCGAGTCCGCGCCCGGGCAGACGATCGCCGGCGAGACGAACCTGTCGGCAGGGACCGAGGTGGAGCTTCGGATCAAGTCCACCACCGACACGAGCCCGTTCATCAAGTTCACCACGGCGACCGTCACCGACGACGGGCGGTTCAGTACCGCGGTGAACACGAGCGCGGTCGCCCCCGGCGCGACCTTCGAGGTCACCGTCCGCCACGACGGCGACACGATCGCACTCGCCGACGGCGAGGTGGTCGCGTAA
- the panB gene encoding 3-methyl-2-oxobutanoate hydroxymethyltransferase yields the protein MSRTTIPDLYEKHEGGEPLTMLTAYDAPIAAQVDAAGVDMILVGDSAGDNHLGYDDTLPVTLEEALSNAAAVVRGTEDAFVVADLPFLTYGTSMAESVENAGRFLKEAGADAVKLETAPYGETTVEIVDRLTELGIPVQGHVGLTPQRRKEIGGAYVQGRDTDTSSPGEALVETARRLEDAGAFSIVLETVSEGVAREVTEAVDVPTIGIGSGRYVDGQVLVVSDVLGLGGEGYSLAKQYADLDSEIRRAVEQYVEEVETGEFPTRDNAFDPVDEE from the coding sequence ATGTCTCGCACGACGATTCCGGACCTCTACGAGAAGCACGAGGGCGGCGAGCCGCTGACGATGCTGACGGCGTACGACGCGCCGATCGCCGCCCAGGTGGACGCGGCGGGCGTCGACATGATCCTCGTCGGCGACAGCGCCGGCGACAACCACCTGGGGTACGACGACACGCTCCCCGTCACCCTCGAGGAAGCCCTGTCGAACGCCGCCGCGGTCGTCCGCGGTACCGAGGACGCCTTCGTCGTCGCCGACCTGCCCTTCCTCACCTACGGCACGTCGATGGCCGAGTCCGTCGAGAACGCCGGCCGCTTCCTCAAGGAGGCGGGCGCCGACGCCGTCAAGCTGGAGACCGCGCCCTACGGCGAGACGACGGTCGAGATCGTCGACCGGCTGACCGAACTCGGCATCCCCGTCCAGGGCCACGTGGGGCTCACACCCCAGCGGAGAAAGGAGATCGGCGGCGCCTACGTCCAGGGGCGTGACACCGACACCTCCTCTCCGGGCGAGGCGCTGGTGGAAACCGCACGGCGGCTGGAGGACGCGGGGGCGTTCTCGATCGTCCTCGAGACGGTCAGCGAGGGGGTCGCCCGGGAGGTGACCGAGGCCGTGGACGTGCCGACGATCGGCATCGGGTCGGGCCGCTACGTCGACGGGCAGGTACTCGTCGTCTCGGACGTGCTCGGCCTGGGCGGCGAGGGGTACAGCCTCGCCAAGCAGTACGCGGACCTCGATTCGGAGATCCGCCGGGCCGTCGAACAGTACGTCGAGGAGGTCGAAACCGGGGAGTTCCCGACGCGGGACAACGCCTTCGACCCCGTCGACGAGGAGTGA